A single genomic interval of Polyangia bacterium harbors:
- a CDS encoding sigma 54-interacting transcriptional regulator yields the protein MAVANPVGTVEMAVSGTPAPGERLVGRYQLGERMGRGAAGETFRAIDETIGAPCAVKVFDEANAGGRAGETFRRLRSLDHPGLVKVHDVGVTTGGRVFLVMDLVNGPPLSSISALTDESARRRAFESAARALADAVAYLHARALVHADICPANVRLRPDGQPVLLDFDLALPAAPTGGAAFTASAARGTLGYAAPEALIGQVSPASDLFGLGATLFEAWTGAPPFGLGLQAVQRMLSTRAPLLSKVRAGLPAEWDALLARLLAQQPRHRHPSARDVLRDIIRAGEGETVSIAVDLQAPFPDGDPLAGIVVGRAHEPEVIRLLVERLSEGSAPCAVLAVVGPPGSGRRTVIDLALAEAAVARAAGLLPPFFVWRTDLPALQKDLGVALSAGEDIDAPAERFAALAEALEKKAAAAPLCLVLRGGPDDVAWARALASAEPSGNVLLLLPTTEALALPSARAVTVGPLSATAIAELVSAAAGAAAPAAALKALVRVSAGHAATVAVLARPLVEDLRRGRGAEHRVESTPDLPRLLAAAFRGLPSGPRQWLAAVSLQSAGAGVELKDLAADAQEDAAHAARRAGWVLEGEGEGPRLASAVHEQAVLDALGDNDLRGVALAATRRLPIDDPRRAAAHAAVGEGAAAAAVYRAAAQAAAAVGDFARAAGWLQRAADHQAHCLTLDDRLTLVTGLGALGRYGAAESALDAAAGSVASADEQRRVGERRAWLQGRQGRMGDAIATLQSTLAAAAEPASPSAAVTSDRLRTRLGRLLVSAGRYGEATLVLAPLLARDADGKDRDDGAALETAVLARAYAGDLIEARALHRRWAAKVARTGAGGPSSRADYVGGLLDQLGGCLAEAAAGYERARTLCAASNDVHTEAAVVLNLAAVLAEQGRYAGALAASERAIRLLARLGSTAELGTALLNAANLLVVLGDLGAARRAVTRALDEASARGGGAMLGYARFVEGDLQRRQGDSAAAVAAYQSARRHLVDAGQAHAARQVALALVEAWAVAGRLEDGRALLAEVQDGPAASAGAAAVAPDVEHEQATARLLLAGGTADGEINRPSLVGARLVALAQQAQHQTRLPLAWRAMLLGARLFHRAGDEDQARRALINARGIFQEVRMATPDAHQSGLDADPDALWLAGPAGGGANAGDAALALRAARSEDRLRRLLRVNKRLNSELRLSRLLETIIDCVIELTDAERGFILLEDEAGELAVRAARNIDQRTLEAAEFELSRSIARRAADGQAPIVTVDATGDERFKQALSVSDLHLRSVLAVPLLIKGKSAGTIYVDHRLRKGAFADDDVALVLDFAEQAAIAIENARLLSELRRRERQVEALNRRLEVELSARREELSGMKQELRENREALAVRYDYRNIVGRTPRMLELFRLLDRVTDTALPVVIQGESGTGKELVARAIHFNGPRRERPFVSENCAAIPETLLESTLFGYVRGAFTGAEHDTRGLFEIADGGTLFLDEVAEMSPGMQGKLLRVLQEGEFRRVGGERTRKVDVRIVAATNRDLTRLVDEGKFRQDLFFRLNVARIFLPPLRERREDIPLIIEHFLARPSGGARKPLDPAALTRLIAYRWPGNVRELENEIVRAVALSGERVTTSDLSPAIATNTDAGAVLSDDPDSLHLRRRVERLERSLVREALARCGNNQTKAAVVLGLSRFGLQKKLKRYRLV from the coding sequence ATGGCGGTCGCCAATCCTGTTGGCACAGTGGAGATGGCGGTAAGCGGGACGCCCGCGCCCGGTGAACGCCTTGTTGGCCGTTATCAACTGGGCGAACGCATGGGCCGCGGCGCTGCCGGGGAGACCTTCCGCGCGATCGACGAAACGATTGGCGCGCCCTGCGCGGTGAAGGTGTTCGACGAGGCAAATGCCGGCGGCCGCGCCGGCGAGACCTTTCGTCGCCTGCGCAGCTTGGACCATCCCGGCCTGGTGAAAGTCCACGACGTCGGCGTCACCACTGGCGGTCGGGTTTTTCTGGTGATGGACCTGGTGAACGGGCCACCGCTGTCTTCGATCTCGGCGCTGACCGACGAATCGGCGCGACGGCGGGCGTTCGAAAGCGCAGCACGGGCTCTGGCTGATGCTGTCGCCTATCTGCACGCCCGTGCGCTGGTGCATGCCGACATCTGTCCGGCCAACGTGCGGCTGCGGCCGGACGGCCAGCCGGTGTTGCTCGACTTCGATTTAGCGCTGCCGGCCGCACCGACGGGTGGTGCCGCGTTCACCGCCAGCGCCGCGCGCGGCACCTTGGGCTATGCCGCGCCCGAGGCGCTGATTGGACAGGTTTCGCCGGCATCGGACCTCTTCGGGCTGGGCGCCACGCTGTTCGAAGCGTGGACGGGCGCACCGCCGTTCGGCCTGGGGTTGCAAGCCGTCCAGCGCATGCTCTCGACGCGCGCGCCGTTGCTTTCGAAGGTTCGCGCGGGATTGCCGGCCGAATGGGACGCTCTGCTGGCTCGTTTGCTGGCGCAGCAGCCGCGCCACCGCCACCCGAGCGCCCGCGACGTTCTGCGCGACATCATCCGCGCCGGCGAAGGGGAGACCGTGTCCATCGCCGTCGATCTGCAGGCGCCGTTTCCGGACGGCGATCCCCTGGCGGGCATCGTGGTCGGACGCGCGCACGAGCCGGAGGTCATCCGCTTGCTGGTCGAGCGCCTGAGTGAAGGCAGCGCGCCGTGCGCCGTGCTGGCCGTCGTGGGGCCGCCCGGCAGCGGCCGGCGCACGGTGATCGATCTCGCGTTGGCCGAGGCGGCGGTGGCGCGCGCGGCCGGCTTGCTTCCTCCGTTTTTCGTGTGGCGAACCGACCTGCCGGCCCTGCAAAAAGATCTGGGCGTCGCGCTGTCCGCGGGGGAAGACATCGACGCTCCGGCGGAACGATTCGCCGCCCTGGCCGAAGCGCTGGAGAAGAAAGCGGCCGCTGCTCCGTTGTGCTTGGTCCTTCGCGGCGGACCCGATGACGTCGCATGGGCGCGCGCGCTGGCGTCCGCTGAACCATCGGGCAACGTGCTGCTGCTGCTGCCCACCACCGAAGCTCTGGCGCTGCCGTCCGCGCGCGCCGTGACCGTGGGGCCCTTGTCGGCGACGGCCATCGCCGAGTTGGTGTCGGCCGCCGCCGGTGCGGCTGCGCCCGCGGCGGCACTAAAAGCGCTGGTGCGTGTCTCGGCCGGCCACGCGGCGACGGTGGCGGTCCTCGCCCGCCCCCTGGTCGAGGACCTCCGTCGGGGCCGCGGCGCCGAACATCGGGTCGAGTCGACCCCCGACCTGCCGAGGCTGCTGGCCGCCGCGTTTCGTGGGTTGCCCTCGGGCCCGCGCCAGTGGTTGGCCGCCGTCTCCTTGCAGAGCGCCGGCGCCGGGGTCGAACTGAAGGACTTGGCCGCCGACGCCCAGGAAGACGCCGCTCATGCGGCTCGTCGGGCGGGCTGGGTGCTCGAAGGCGAGGGCGAGGGGCCGCGTTTGGCCAGCGCGGTTCACGAGCAAGCGGTGCTGGACGCCCTCGGCGACAACGATCTGCGCGGCGTCGCTCTGGCCGCCACCAGGCGACTGCCAATCGATGACCCGCGCCGCGCGGCCGCGCACGCCGCCGTTGGCGAAGGCGCGGCTGCGGCCGCGGTTTATCGGGCGGCCGCGCAAGCGGCGGCGGCCGTTGGCGACTTTGCCCGGGCGGCTGGTTGGTTGCAGCGGGCCGCGGATCATCAAGCCCACTGTCTGACGCTTGACGATCGGCTGACCCTGGTGACGGGACTCGGGGCGTTGGGTCGTTACGGCGCTGCGGAGAGCGCGCTCGACGCTGCGGCTGGGAGCGTCGCCAGCGCCGACGAGCAGCGGCGGGTGGGCGAGCGGCGCGCCTGGCTGCAAGGCCGCCAAGGGCGGATGGGCGACGCGATCGCCACTTTGCAATCGACGCTGGCGGCGGCGGCGGAGCCAGCATCGCCGTCCGCCGCCGTGACCAGCGATCGCTTGCGGACGCGTCTCGGTCGGCTGTTGGTCAGCGCCGGGCGTTACGGTGAGGCGACGCTGGTCCTGGCGCCGCTTCTCGCTCGCGACGCCGACGGTAAAGACCGTGACGACGGGGCGGCGCTGGAAACGGCGGTGCTGGCGCGCGCCTACGCCGGCGACCTGATTGAGGCGCGAGCGTTGCATCGGCGCTGGGCCGCAAAAGTGGCGCGCACCGGCGCCGGCGGCCCCTCCAGCCGGGCGGATTACGTCGGCGGCTTGCTGGATCAGCTCGGCGGCTGTTTGGCCGAAGCGGCGGCCGGTTATGAACGCGCGCGGACCCTGTGCGCGGCCAGCAACGACGTCCACACTGAAGCGGCGGTGGTCCTGAACCTGGCCGCTGTGCTGGCCGAGCAAGGACGGTACGCCGGCGCGCTGGCGGCCAGCGAGCGCGCCATTCGCTTGCTGGCGCGTCTCGGGTCCACGGCCGAGCTGGGCACGGCGCTGCTGAACGCCGCCAACTTGCTGGTGGTCCTGGGAGATCTCGGCGCAGCCCGTCGGGCGGTGACGCGCGCGCTGGACGAAGCGAGCGCCCGCGGTGGCGGCGCAATGCTGGGGTACGCGCGTTTCGTCGAGGGCGATCTGCAGCGACGGCAGGGCGACAGCGCGGCGGCGGTGGCAGCGTATCAGTCTGCTCGTCGCCACCTGGTCGACGCGGGCCAAGCGCACGCCGCGCGCCAGGTCGCGCTGGCGCTGGTCGAGGCGTGGGCCGTCGCCGGTCGTCTGGAAGATGGGCGCGCCTTACTGGCGGAGGTACAAGACGGTCCCGCTGCCAGCGCTGGCGCTGCCGCGGTGGCGCCCGATGTCGAGCACGAACAAGCCACGGCGCGCCTGCTGCTGGCCGGCGGGACGGCCGACGGCGAAATCAATCGCCCGTCGCTGGTCGGCGCGCGTTTGGTTGCGCTGGCGCAGCAAGCACAGCACCAGACCCGCCTGCCGCTGGCCTGGCGCGCAATGCTGCTGGGGGCGCGGCTGTTTCATCGCGCCGGCGACGAGGATCAGGCGCGACGAGCCCTAATAAACGCCCGCGGTATTTTTCAGGAGGTCCGCATGGCAACGCCCGATGCCCATCAATCAGGACTGGACGCCGATCCAGACGCGCTCTGGCTGGCCGGCCCGGCCGGTGGTGGGGCGAACGCCGGCGACGCGGCGCTGGCGCTGCGGGCGGCCCGCAGCGAGGATCGCTTGCGGCGCCTTCTGCGCGTCAACAAGCGCCTCAACAGCGAGCTGCGGCTGTCACGTTTGCTGGAGACCATCATCGACTGCGTCATCGAACTGACCGACGCTGAGCGCGGTTTCATCCTCCTGGAAGACGAGGCCGGTGAGCTGGCGGTGCGCGCCGCGCGCAACATCGATCAGCGCACGCTGGAGGCGGCCGAGTTCGAGCTGTCGCGCTCGATCGCGCGTCGGGCGGCCGACGGGCAAGCGCCCATCGTCACCGTCGACGCGACCGGCGACGAACGGTTCAAGCAGGCACTGTCGGTGTCGGATCTGCATCTGCGCTCCGTGCTGGCGGTGCCGCTTTTGATCAAGGGAAAGTCGGCGGGGACGATTTACGTCGATCACCGCCTGCGCAAGGGCGCCTTCGCCGATGACGACGTCGCTCTGGTCCTGGACTTTGCCGAGCAGGCGGCCATCGCCATCGAGAACGCGCGGCTGCTGTCCGAGCTGCGCCGTCGCGAGCGCCAGGTCGAGGCCCTCAACCGCCGGCTGGAGGTCGAGCTGTCGGCGCGGCGCGAAGAGCTGTCCGGGATGAAGCAGGAGCTGCGCGAAAACCGCGAGGCGCTGGCGGTTCGCTATGACTACCGCAACATCGTCGGGCGGACCCCGCGCATGCTGGAGCTGTTTCGCTTGCTTGATCGCGTGACCGACACGGCGCTGCCGGTGGTGATCCAAGGCGAAAGTGGCACCGGCAAAGAGCTGGTTGCGCGCGCCATCCACTTCAACGGCCCGCGCCGCGAACGCCCGTTCGTCTCGGAGAACTGCGCGGCTATTCCCGAGACCCTGCTGGAATCAACGCTGTTTGGGTACGTGCGGGGCGCTTTCACCGGCGCCGAGCACGACACGCGCGGCCTGTTCGAGATCGCCGACGGCGGGACGTTGTTCCTGGACGAGGTGGCCGAGATGTCGCCGGGTATGCAAGGCAAGCTGCTGCGCGTCCTGCAGGAGGGCGAATTCCGGCGCGTCGGCGGAGAGCGCACGCGCAAGGTGGACGTGCGCATCGTGGCGGCGACCAACCGCGATCTGACGCGTCTGGTGGACGAAGGAAAATTTCGCCAGGATCTATTTTTCCGACTGAATGTGGCGCGCATCTTCCTGCCGCCGCTGCGCGAGCGGCGCGAGGACATTCCGCTGATCATCGAGCACTTCCTGGCGCGGCCATCGGGCGGTGCACGTAAGCCGCTGGACCCGGCGGCGCTGACACGGTTGATCGCCTATCGCTGGCCCGGCAACGTGCGCGAGCTGGAAAACGAGATCGTGCGCGCGGTGGCGCTGTCGGGCGAGCGCGTGACCACCAGCGATCTGTCGCCGGCCATCGCCACCAACACCGACGCCGGCGCCGTCCTCAGCGACGATCCCGACAGCCTGCACCTGCGGCGGCGGGTCGAGCGGCTGGAGCGATCGTTGGTGCGTGAGGCGCTGGCCCGCTGCGGAAACAACCAGACCAAGGCGGCGGTGGTCCTGGGCCTCTCCCGGTTTGGGCTGCAAAAGAAGCTCAAACGATACCGGCTGGTGTGA
- a CDS encoding outer membrane beta-barrel domain-containing protein, whose protein sequence is MKKRFALLLVALSVCLLPVAAQAQRQSPLADAPAIRKRLELRAIRLEFGGGGGTTLNQDFYHSVFVNLKLGFHFTDWLSLSAFGGFVVSNMETGFQSQLVDSLKTPDPTRPAPTPADAKASMSKIKQILAAQLEFAPFTGKYSLFGKLFAHYDFYLFGGPGFLNLEPTDSSVPACSSTNTGQSCGVTGYKLGANFGVGVHSYLNQFLALNLELRDIMASINPAGRDTNGDQKANASDSTWQSTYMVSLNIVLYLPATADISP, encoded by the coding sequence ATGAAGAAGCGGTTCGCACTCCTTCTCGTCGCCCTTTCGGTCTGTCTGCTGCCCGTGGCGGCGCAGGCGCAACGGCAAAGCCCGCTGGCCGACGCGCCGGCCATTCGCAAACGGCTCGAACTGCGGGCTATCCGCCTGGAGTTCGGCGGCGGTGGCGGCACCACGTTGAATCAGGATTTCTACCACTCCGTGTTCGTGAACCTGAAGCTGGGGTTTCACTTCACCGATTGGTTGTCCCTGTCGGCGTTCGGTGGCTTCGTGGTCTCCAACATGGAGACCGGCTTTCAAAGCCAGCTCGTGGACAGTTTGAAGACCCCGGATCCGACGCGCCCAGCGCCCACGCCGGCCGATGCAAAAGCGTCGATGTCGAAGATTAAACAGATCCTGGCCGCCCAGCTTGAATTCGCGCCCTTCACCGGCAAGTACTCGCTGTTCGGCAAGCTGTTCGCGCACTATGACTTCTATCTCTTCGGTGGACCCGGCTTCCTGAACCTTGAGCCGACCGATTCCTCCGTACCGGCCTGTTCGTCGACCAATACCGGTCAGTCGTGCGGCGTGACCGGTTACAAGCTGGGCGCCAACTTTGGCGTCGGCGTTCACAGCTACCTCAACCAGTTCCTCGCCTTGAACCTCGAGCTTCGCGACATCATGGCGTCAATCAACCCGGCCGGCCGTGACACCAACGGCGATCAGAAAGCCAACGCCAGCGACTCTACCTGGCAGTCGACGTACATGGTCAGCCTGAACATCGTGCTTTACCTGCCGGCCACCGCCGACATCTCGCCGTAG